Proteins from a genomic interval of Kozakia baliensis:
- a CDS encoding TonB-dependent receptor, with amino-acid sequence MSSTALAAPTTERNVSKTIHGNGAVAQPALKAERVNVVGRALPGGVTNTTPGGGLMPVQTVPRLQSGVTRDFIAKQSPTTNTLSLLQMTPGAVVGSADPLGLADHTSISVRGMNTSEIGMIFEGMPAGDPLYGIADTSEWADTENIGQVDIAQGSSDITAPSYFAVGGQITETLRNPSHRMGGELGLSGGTHATNKDFMRLDTGEIGHSGVYAFVSGSYTRNNNWRGPGTNRRYHVDAKAMKEWGLGNRIAAVFSWNTVDEAPTRYISLSQFETQGRSYNYTGSYTPGSTSYYRLFQYQRSSMMISAPSHFRLSRNLTADLTPYYQWMSGAVPSATTLSPGNIYYGNQYAGAIGFPTLVNGRAPVVANSGSNSYTAGFNGNLTLHTGINTLRVGYWYGNLTKSSLYDYYGVSRSGQILDGTINTQSGDVLATRNFHFMQQTHAFYVEDTLALLQDRLHITGGFREVLVQRSGTNELPGATYRWGQNGAEPLPRLEVSYKINPQHQIFFNAMTSFHAPASDVPYFDAFSQATGRISTRGRNDLKDEYAISEEIGYRYNGLFTASVGFFNYNFTNRQISSSVYVDGALTTNFINAGGQTTRGAQVEIGLRPWHHFSPYVSGQYLHATIDNNLAVGNDLLPTRGKTAIMTPEFTASAGVSYDDGRFFGNAYFNYVDSQYATFMNDESIPAYKTGNVTIGYRAKPVGFLRSPQIQANFINIGDANYLSGIYTARPNARTTRGIYGTSIAGAAPSYYLGGGFAAVVSVSTGF; translated from the coding sequence ATGAGTTCGACTGCGCTTGCCGCACCGACGACTGAAAGAAACGTCTCAAAAACCATCCACGGGAATGGTGCAGTCGCGCAGCCTGCTCTCAAGGCAGAGAGGGTGAATGTCGTCGGACGGGCTTTGCCGGGCGGCGTGACGAACACCACGCCAGGCGGCGGCCTCATGCCGGTCCAGACGGTGCCGCGCCTGCAAAGCGGCGTCACGCGGGACTTCATCGCCAAGCAGTCGCCCACGACGAACACGCTGAGCCTCCTGCAGATGACGCCTGGCGCTGTTGTCGGCAGTGCCGACCCGCTTGGCCTTGCCGATCACACCTCGATCAGCGTGCGCGGCATGAACACGTCCGAAATTGGGATGATTTTCGAGGGCATGCCCGCGGGTGATCCGCTCTATGGCATCGCCGACACATCCGAATGGGCGGATACGGAGAATATCGGTCAGGTGGATATCGCGCAGGGCAGCAGCGATATCACGGCGCCGTCCTACTTCGCCGTTGGCGGCCAGATTACCGAGACGCTCCGCAATCCTTCCCATCGCATGGGCGGAGAACTGGGCCTAAGTGGCGGCACCCACGCAACGAACAAGGATTTCATGCGCCTGGACACGGGCGAGATTGGCCATTCGGGCGTCTATGCCTTCGTCTCCGGATCCTATACGCGTAACAACAACTGGCGTGGCCCGGGCACGAACCGACGCTATCACGTCGATGCGAAGGCCATGAAGGAATGGGGCCTGGGCAATCGGATCGCCGCCGTCTTCTCCTGGAACACAGTGGATGAAGCGCCCACGCGCTACATTTCCCTTTCCCAGTTCGAGACGCAGGGTCGTTCCTATAACTACACGGGTTCCTACACGCCAGGATCGACGAGCTACTATCGGCTGTTCCAGTATCAGCGCTCCTCCATGATGATCAGCGCGCCGAGCCATTTCCGGCTCAGCAGGAACCTGACGGCGGATCTGACACCCTATTACCAATGGATGAGCGGCGCCGTTCCTTCCGCCACGACGTTAAGCCCCGGCAATATTTACTACGGCAACCAGTATGCCGGCGCGATTGGCTTCCCCACGCTCGTCAATGGTCGTGCGCCCGTCGTCGCGAATTCCGGATCGAACAGCTACACGGCCGGCTTCAACGGAAATCTTACGCTCCATACCGGCATCAATACGCTCCGCGTGGGTTACTGGTACGGCAATCTGACGAAATCGTCGCTCTACGACTATTATGGCGTGAGCCGCAGCGGACAGATCCTCGACGGAACGATCAATACGCAGAGCGGTGACGTGCTGGCGACGCGAAACTTTCACTTCATGCAGCAGACCCACGCTTTCTATGTCGAGGACACACTCGCCCTCCTGCAGGACCGGCTGCATATCACAGGCGGATTCCGCGAGGTTCTTGTCCAGCGGTCTGGCACAAACGAGTTGCCGGGCGCGACCTATCGCTGGGGCCAGAACGGCGCCGAGCCGCTGCCGCGCCTTGAGGTGAGCTACAAGATCAATCCGCAGCACCAGATTTTCTTCAACGCGATGACGAGCTTCCACGCTCCCGCTTCGGACGTGCCGTATTTCGACGCGTTCAGCCAGGCGACGGGACGGATCTCCACCAGAGGCCGCAACGATCTGAAAGACGAATACGCCATCTCCGAAGAAATCGGTTATCGTTACAATGGCCTGTTCACGGCATCGGTGGGTTTCTTCAACTACAACTTCACCAATCGCCAGATTTCGTCCTCCGTCTATGTCGATGGTGCGCTGACGACGAACTTCATCAATGCGGGCGGGCAGACGACACGAGGCGCCCAGGTCGAAATCGGCCTGCGGCCGTGGCATCATTTCAGCCCCTATGTCTCCGGGCAGTACCTGCATGCGACGATCGACAACAATCTCGCCGTCGGCAACGATCTGCTGCCCACACGGGGCAAGACAGCGATCATGACGCCGGAATTCACGGCTTCGGCGGGTGTCTCCTATGATGACGGCCGGTTTTTCGGGAATGCCTATTTCAACTATGTCGATTCACAATACGCGACCTTTATGAACGACGAGAGCATCCCCGCCTACAAGACCGGCAACGTGACCATCGGCTACCGGGCGAAGCCCGTCGGCTTCCTGCGCTCGCCGCAGATCCAGGCCAATTTCATCAATATCGGCGACGCGAACTACCTCTCGGGCATTTACACGGCGCGGCCCAATGCCCGCACGACGCGCGGCATCTACGGCACGTCGATTGCTGGCGCTGCACCCAGTTACTATCTCGGCGGAGGATTCGCTGCGGTCGTGAGCGTGAGCACGGGCTTCTGA
- a CDS encoding DUF262 domain-containing protein: MQLNPIHVTVFKLLEGRLFRIPGYQRSYSWGRHQRADLFRDIEEAQRSGLDHFMATVVGLTRETIDIGAEEFRVVELVDGQQRITTLVILLKAIEKALGAENAAAQKAKQGLADLLVKGDEHSLVLLQTNHDSSHVFTDYLRKGGVDERLVVTAADYNIVDAIAECERFVAGWSADGGLVGLLSTIRNRMSMILHEIADESLVYRVFEVLNSRGLDVKWIDKLKSQLMASIYEHVPVGTRESGLAEMHVIWQTIYRTIGTDADHADEALQFAGTFARGRAPNKVLTQEEAARELLQAGGQALKPIIAAARKLEAINRYVHELHSDNRRRAPAKVLQARLVAIAIMARNFDAATTADLLERWERSSFRLFGIGRLDARSYNREYTHLGHAIATGLDAKAAGKAIDALGEDFDLEERMSLKSYWNEWYWRREDARYVLFRYEEHLAAEAGELINASEWNKIWATDPAKSIEHVKPQHTEVGYLHNLGNLTMLPPGVNSSLGGSAPNEKADTYVECGLRGTATIGREINAGLKWDKAAVTARCETLEAFIRNYWKI; encoded by the coding sequence ATGCAGCTCAATCCGATTCACGTTACCGTATTCAAACTTCTTGAAGGCCGACTCTTCCGCATACCTGGCTATCAACGATCCTATTCCTGGGGCCGGCATCAGCGGGCCGATCTCTTTCGCGATATCGAGGAAGCCCAGCGGTCCGGTCTTGACCATTTCATGGCGACGGTCGTCGGTTTGACCCGTGAGACAATCGATATCGGCGCGGAGGAGTTTCGTGTCGTTGAGTTGGTCGACGGACAGCAGCGTATCACCACGCTTGTCATCCTCCTCAAGGCGATTGAGAAGGCGTTGGGCGCTGAAAATGCCGCCGCACAAAAAGCCAAGCAGGGCCTTGCGGACCTTCTGGTGAAAGGGGACGAGCACAGTCTCGTCCTGCTGCAGACCAACCATGACAGCAGCCACGTCTTCACGGATTATCTCCGAAAAGGCGGCGTCGACGAGAGGCTCGTGGTCACGGCAGCTGATTACAATATCGTTGACGCCATTGCCGAATGCGAGCGCTTCGTGGCCGGGTGGAGTGCGGATGGCGGGCTGGTCGGCCTCCTGTCGACGATCCGCAACCGGATGTCGATGATCCTGCATGAGATCGCCGACGAGTCTCTGGTTTACCGGGTGTTCGAGGTGCTCAACAGTCGCGGGCTCGACGTGAAGTGGATCGACAAGCTGAAGAGCCAGCTTATGGCCTCAATCTACGAACATGTCCCCGTCGGTACCCGAGAATCGGGACTCGCGGAGATGCATGTCATTTGGCAGACCATTTATCGGACCATTGGGACAGATGCGGATCACGCCGACGAAGCATTGCAGTTCGCCGGTACTTTCGCCCGCGGGAGGGCACCCAACAAGGTTCTGACTCAGGAGGAAGCGGCGCGCGAGCTCCTTCAGGCGGGCGGTCAGGCCCTGAAGCCGATCATCGCGGCGGCTCGAAAGTTGGAAGCGATAAACCGGTACGTCCACGAGCTTCACAGCGACAACAGGCGCCGGGCGCCGGCGAAAGTGTTGCAAGCCCGGCTCGTGGCGATTGCCATCATGGCGCGCAATTTTGACGCGGCTACGACCGCGGATTTACTTGAACGATGGGAGCGGTCCTCGTTCCGCCTGTTTGGGATCGGGCGCTTGGACGCCCGTTCTTATAACCGGGAATATACCCATCTAGGGCACGCAATTGCCACCGGGCTCGATGCCAAGGCGGCTGGCAAGGCCATCGATGCCCTTGGCGAGGATTTTGACCTCGAAGAGCGAATGTCGCTCAAAAGCTACTGGAACGAGTGGTACTGGCGCCGTGAAGACGCTCGTTATGTTCTCTTCCGCTATGAAGAGCATCTCGCCGCGGAAGCCGGGGAGCTTATCAACGCGTCCGAGTGGAACAAAATCTGGGCAACCGACCCGGCAAAATCGATCGAGCATGTGAAGCCACAGCATACCGAGGTCGGCTATCTGCACAACCTTGGCAACCTGACGATGCTGCCGCCCGGCGTGAATTCGTCCCTTGGCGGTAGCGCTCCCAACGAAAAAGCTGACACCTACGTCGAGTGTGGATTGCGCGGCACGGCGACGATCGGCCGTGAAATCAATGCCGGTCTTAAATGGGACAAAGCAGCGGTGACCGCGCGCTGCGAAACCCTGGAGGCCTTTATCCGGAATTACTGGAAGATCTAA
- the mobF gene encoding MobF family relaxase → MMTFRKISADCKGRLVTSYYTQELPDPEHDFRLEPDKVPDGDGARLTSYYTGRDSRAAWRPDMRQSIADVLGIDRFSPPQNEQLARLYEGRRADSGEPWSAHERKISAYDLTLAPHKSVTLAAEFASTPAESAAIWHAIDRAGDATMRYVARELGKARRGDGGKDGSQDGEVAWVSYRHTAARPTVEARDPGSDVTYLIDTPVGGDPHAHIHYTLFNAVVTDDGHVGSLDTKQLRSRVHEFGAFFQAVLADELRRIGIAQQYDAGEQATVISAVPQPISDFFSKGRRNVLKSAQDYATSQGLDWEDLSIEGKRRILSMSGLAARLDKDQDASDRDIWRRQADAMGWVDQSLMGKPIETGLNRHQRIEAAWQFAARHLEKEFETAAVIDHSKLRLYAARGLIATGINGGIRDIDEVVRMTERRGIDIRGEAVQLVCAVKGDRTRVTHNAQIRIEEELAMHVARAAQDRSGALDRTALDIAMQKSGLDFSSDHGQAQRKAVYVLGEGGAIASLSGVAGAGKTALLKPLVSAWRADTRHETGGRHVIGVANAWRQADALREAGIIETHALSPFLDRAERGEIALSRNTVIALDEVGQVGPRQMLRLLELQKASGMTLRFMGDREQAQSIEAGDALEIISRVLEKADKAELLSTVRQREERDRTIAALFRGEPPSREDLEAFQRKGKAANADTDAERDDDLRNRFHAEEVQRAIDMKRKDGTISLVSGDHDEVLAATARQYVERRDALRRDGKTISMSALTNQDAADLSRAVRKLLQERGEISRDERIVKAIDQRGEEYDMALAAGDRVRLYRRVYAVVDRKKITVGNNGDIVQVVRHTAEGVRLRRADGVETDVEWRRLADASSKRVLLGFGHALTVDSAQGITSDEHINAMPRGADLATGFTSYVAESRARGKTWTMISDAATFEAVRSKRALGDATKITSDDLWKHVASKMAHKPYKSLGMDLQHRRLEDRDKRVRELIVLGQRMETAEKQGRDLAQEARLTIRARQVERQSPRRLAEIDAQIRQLLKDVPVLMSDREQKLRRERAGYIVAPDRGARPSSKAPGM, encoded by the coding sequence ATGATGACGTTTCGCAAGATCTCGGCCGACTGCAAGGGAAGGCTGGTCACCAGCTACTATACGCAGGAATTGCCCGACCCGGAGCATGACTTCCGGCTTGAGCCCGACAAGGTGCCGGATGGAGACGGGGCGCGGCTCACCAGCTATTATACCGGGCGCGACAGTCGCGCCGCTTGGCGGCCCGACATGCGTCAGAGCATCGCCGATGTTTTGGGGATCGATCGTTTCTCACCGCCGCAGAACGAGCAACTCGCCCGTCTCTATGAGGGACGTCGGGCAGATAGCGGCGAGCCCTGGTCGGCGCATGAGCGCAAGATCAGCGCCTATGACCTCACGCTCGCCCCGCATAAATCGGTCACGCTCGCGGCCGAGTTCGCCTCTACGCCTGCCGAGAGCGCAGCGATCTGGCATGCCATCGACCGCGCCGGCGACGCCACCATGCGCTACGTGGCGCGCGAACTGGGTAAGGCGCGCCGTGGCGACGGAGGGAAAGACGGATCGCAAGATGGCGAAGTCGCATGGGTCTCCTACCGGCACACGGCGGCACGGCCGACCGTCGAAGCGCGCGATCCGGGTAGCGATGTCACCTACCTGATCGACACGCCGGTTGGCGGCGATCCGCACGCGCACATTCACTACACGTTGTTCAACGCGGTCGTGACCGATGACGGGCATGTCGGATCGCTCGACACCAAGCAATTGCGCTCGCGTGTGCACGAGTTCGGGGCCTTTTTCCAGGCGGTGCTGGCCGACGAGTTGCGGCGCATCGGCATCGCACAGCAATACGATGCCGGTGAGCAGGCGACGGTGATTAGCGCCGTGCCGCAACCGATCAGCGACTTTTTCAGCAAGGGCCGTCGCAACGTCCTGAAATCGGCGCAGGATTATGCCACCAGCCAGGGCCTCGACTGGGAAGACCTGTCGATCGAGGGCAAACGTCGCATTTTATCCATGTCTGGCCTGGCGGCCCGTCTCGACAAAGACCAGGATGCGAGCGATCGTGACATCTGGCGGCGTCAGGCTGACGCGATGGGGTGGGTCGATCAAAGCCTAATGGGTAAGCCGATCGAGACCGGCTTGAACCGGCACCAGCGGATCGAAGCGGCATGGCAGTTCGCAGCCCGTCACCTGGAAAAGGAGTTCGAGACGGCGGCCGTGATCGATCACAGCAAGCTGCGGCTTTATGCAGCACGCGGCCTCATCGCGACCGGCATCAATGGCGGTATTCGCGATATCGACGAAGTGGTGCGCATGACCGAAAGACGCGGCATCGACATCCGGGGCGAGGCGGTGCAACTCGTTTGCGCCGTAAAGGGCGACCGCACGCGGGTGACGCACAACGCCCAGATCCGCATCGAGGAAGAACTGGCGATGCACGTCGCGCGCGCCGCGCAGGACCGCTCGGGCGCGCTCGACCGCACTGCGTTGGACATCGCGATGCAGAAATCCGGCCTCGATTTCTCCTCCGATCACGGCCAGGCGCAACGAAAGGCTGTCTATGTCCTTGGGGAAGGCGGCGCGATTGCGTCCCTGAGCGGCGTGGCCGGCGCCGGCAAGACAGCGTTGCTCAAACCTCTGGTGAGCGCTTGGCGGGCCGACACGCGTCATGAGACAGGCGGACGTCACGTCATCGGCGTCGCCAATGCGTGGCGACAAGCGGACGCGTTGCGCGAGGCCGGCATCATCGAGACGCATGCGCTCTCTCCTTTCCTCGATCGCGCCGAGCGCGGCGAGATAGCGCTTTCTCGCAACACGGTCATCGCGCTCGACGAGGTAGGGCAGGTTGGACCGCGTCAGATGCTCCGCCTGCTCGAATTGCAAAAGGCTTCCGGCATGACGCTGCGCTTCATGGGAGACCGGGAGCAGGCGCAGTCGATCGAGGCCGGTGACGCGCTCGAGATCATCTCCCGCGTGCTGGAGAAGGCGGATAAGGCGGAACTTCTGTCGACCGTCCGGCAACGGGAAGAACGCGATCGCACCATCGCGGCGCTGTTCCGTGGCGAACCGCCAAGCCGCGAGGATCTTGAAGCGTTCCAACGCAAGGGAAAGGCGGCCAATGCTGACACCGATGCCGAGCGCGACGATGATCTGCGCAACCGGTTCCACGCCGAGGAAGTCCAGCGGGCGATCGACATGAAGCGCAAGGACGGCACGATCAGTCTCGTATCCGGCGATCACGACGAGGTGCTGGCCGCCACGGCGCGACAGTATGTGGAGCGTCGCGATGCGCTCAGGCGCGACGGCAAGACGATCAGCATGTCGGCGCTGACCAATCAGGACGCGGCCGATCTCAGCCGCGCGGTGCGCAAGCTCCTTCAGGAGCGCGGGGAGATCAGCCGGGACGAGCGCATCGTCAAGGCGATCGATCAGCGCGGGGAGGAATACGATATGGCGCTGGCAGCCGGTGATCGGGTGCGGCTTTACCGACGCGTTTATGCGGTAGTGGACAGAAAGAAGATTACTGTCGGCAATAACGGTGACATCGTGCAGGTTGTTCGGCATACGGCTGAGGGTGTGAGATTGCGACGCGCGGACGGGGTGGAAACCGACGTAGAATGGCGCCGTCTTGCGGACGCATCATCGAAGCGCGTCCTTCTCGGGTTCGGTCACGCCCTGACTGTTGATTCGGCCCAAGGCATCACATCGGACGAACATATCAACGCCATGCCGCGCGGCGCCGACCTCGCGACGGGTTTTACCAGCTATGTCGCGGAGAGCCGGGCGCGTGGCAAGACATGGACGATGATTTCGGATGCCGCCACGTTCGAGGCAGTTCGCAGCAAGCGGGCGTTAGGGGATGCAACCAAAATCACGAGCGACGATCTGTGGAAGCATGTCGCGAGCAAGATGGCGCATAAGCCTTACAAGTCGCTTGGGATGGACTTGCAACATCGTCGTCTCGAGGACCGAGATAAGCGCGTGAGGGAATTGATTGTGCTCGGCCAGCGGATGGAGACGGCGGAAAAACAGGGTCGGGATTTGGCGCAGGAGGCAAGGCTGACGATCCGCGCACGTCAGGTGGAACGACAGTCACCGCGCCGTCTTGCCGAGATCGATGCACAGATCCGGCAGTTGCTCAAAGATGTGCCCGTGCTGATGAGCGATCGCGAGCAGAAGCTTCGGCGCGAACGAGCTGGATATATTGTTGCGCCAGATCGGGGAGCGCGGCCGTCCTCGAAAGCGCCCGGTATGTAA
- a CDS encoding LysR family transcriptional regulator, with the protein MQITSRQIETFYAVVSIGSMTGAARFLGRTQSAVSRLISDLEGSTGLILFERSGARLYPTQAGLSMYDEVRHSYVGLQNIVEKARQLAAGVSVRRLTLGATPALSGGLLSSALTQVVGTQDMTQAVLSSMTSESVIKSVADGVLDLGLATLPIDIADTRLHWIGEAPCVAVLAEDDPLAAREAISLAELTSRRILTVGNPFRLRRTIDAALKANSLTLTAPLETNTSLNAVMAARNKLGVAIVEPVTAHAIPVRGVVIRPILEYIPSVWGVITPAFRPLPPMVETLIEAVESVATNLLPGFVRHPPEELNTIHTRLFRRDPDSDDSCS; encoded by the coding sequence GTGCAGATCACCTCCCGGCAGATCGAGACCTTCTATGCTGTCGTCTCGATCGGCAGCATGACGGGTGCAGCCCGCTTTCTCGGGCGCACGCAATCCGCGGTCAGCCGCCTGATCTCGGATCTGGAGGGGTCGACGGGGCTGATCCTGTTCGAGCGCTCGGGGGCCCGGCTGTATCCAACGCAGGCCGGGCTTTCCATGTATGACGAGGTCCGTCACTCCTATGTCGGACTGCAGAACATCGTGGAAAAGGCACGCCAGCTTGCCGCAGGCGTGTCTGTCCGACGCCTCACTCTCGGCGCGACGCCCGCGCTCTCGGGAGGTCTGCTGTCCTCCGCGCTCACGCAGGTCGTCGGCACGCAGGACATGACGCAGGCAGTGCTGAGCAGCATGACGTCCGAATCCGTCATCAAATCGGTGGCGGATGGCGTATTGGATCTCGGACTCGCCACCCTGCCGATCGACATCGCCGATACCCGGCTGCACTGGATCGGCGAGGCGCCATGCGTTGCGGTTCTGGCGGAGGACGACCCGCTGGCCGCGCGCGAGGCGATCTCCCTGGCGGAACTGACGAGCCGGCGCATCCTGACTGTTGGCAATCCCTTCCGTCTACGACGTACCATCGACGCCGCCTTGAAAGCGAATTCACTGACGCTGACAGCGCCGCTTGAGACCAACACGTCGCTCAATGCCGTCATGGCCGCGCGGAACAAGCTGGGCGTTGCAATCGTCGAGCCCGTCACGGCCCATGCGATTCCCGTGCGTGGCGTCGTCATCCGACCCATTCTCGAATACATCCCTTCCGTCTGGGGGGTCATAACACCCGCCTTCCGGCCCCTTCCGCCTATGGTCGAAACCCTGATCGAGGCCGTCGAATCCGTGGCTACAAACCTGCTGCCCGGCTTCGTCCGCCATCCGCCGGAAGAACTCAACACCATCCACACGCGCCTATTCAGAAGGGACCCGGACAGTGATGACTCTTGCTCCTGA
- a CDS encoding BRO-N domain-containing protein, producing the protein MGRNNGARTNNAAPRGVTHTYSASTRLQFEGEILREVSADGKCWVSADDVCGVLGIRNHWDSAKRLDDDEWCSLVVATEGGPQTKLFVSESGAYHLTFISRKPIAKRFRRWVTKEVLPSIRRTGAYRVGGESSGAAERRALTEDQWRLFVQLKEEGRYLVTRMPNGRMTVEKSEWENVMGRWDASTAMSMVHMVRLIETQWSRLQQINTASPTLLDQIPLGRIDMTRYIQHAVELGDDIAHAIRRGNSDHGTKEERARH; encoded by the coding sequence ATGGGACGTAATAACGGCGCTCGAACCAACAATGCTGCGCCTCGCGGCGTGACTCATACCTACAGCGCATCAACCCGCTTGCAATTTGAAGGCGAAATCCTACGCGAAGTGTCCGCAGACGGAAAATGCTGGGTTTCCGCCGACGACGTCTGCGGCGTTTTGGGCATACGCAACCACTGGGATAGCGCAAAACGGCTTGATGATGATGAATGGTGCAGTCTCGTCGTCGCAACGGAAGGCGGACCTCAAACGAAACTCTTTGTTAGCGAAAGTGGCGCTTATCACTTAACGTTCATTTCCCGTAAGCCTATCGCCAAACGTTTTCGGCGTTGGGTCACGAAAGAAGTGCTCCCCTCGATCCGGCGGACGGGTGCCTATCGGGTTGGGGGTGAGAGCAGCGGCGCAGCTGAGCGCCGTGCACTTACTGAAGATCAATGGCGCCTGTTCGTGCAACTCAAGGAAGAAGGGCGTTATCTCGTCACCCGGATGCCTAACGGACGCATGACCGTCGAGAAGTCGGAGTGGGAGAATGTGATGGGCCGGTGGGACGCCAGCACCGCGATGTCGATGGTCCACATGGTCCGTCTTATCGAGACGCAATGGTCGCGGCTTCAACAGATCAACACGGCCAGTCCCACGTTGCTCGATCAAATCCCCCTGGGCCGCATCGATATGACCCGTTACATCCAGCATGCAGTCGAACTTGGCGACGATATCGCGCACGCGATCCGCAGAGGTAATTCCGATCATGGCACGAAGGAAGAGCGCGCAAGGCATTGA
- a CDS encoding 2-hydroxychromene-2-carboxylate isomerase — MAGSPLEIVAFYGISSPWAFLGMQRLRAIARDEGVGLVLRPIRIIETNGGIPLRTRPIARQAYHEVELARWSGFLDIPLNVHPKYYPCRTIEPAARMVIAAAQAGLDAAELSWAIQRALWAEDRDIADDATLEMLAIESLACDGAALRRAADAPGVVETWHGNLAAAEALGIFGTPTYVVEGELFWGQDRLDFVRRKICALKSRHAQSLTTMP; from the coding sequence ATGGCTGGATCGCCCCTCGAAATCGTGGCATTTTACGGGATCTCGTCGCCTTGGGCGTTTCTCGGTATGCAGCGTCTGCGCGCCATCGCACGAGATGAGGGCGTGGGGCTGGTGCTCCGGCCGATCCGCATTATCGAGACGAATGGTGGAATTCCTTTACGGACGCGCCCGATCGCGCGTCAGGCCTATCATGAGGTCGAGCTCGCGCGGTGGAGCGGTTTTCTGGATATCCCGCTGAACGTCCATCCGAAATATTATCCCTGCAGAACAATCGAGCCCGCCGCCCGCATGGTGATCGCGGCCGCGCAGGCCGGCCTGGACGCCGCAGAACTGTCCTGGGCGATTCAGCGGGCGCTCTGGGCGGAGGATCGCGACATCGCGGATGACGCGACGCTTGAGATGCTCGCCATCGAATCACTCGCCTGTGATGGCGCGGCGCTGCGTCGGGCCGCAGATGCGCCCGGCGTCGTCGAAACGTGGCACGGCAATCTCGCCGCCGCTGAAGCACTGGGGATATTCGGAACGCCGACCTATGTGGTCGAGGGTGAGCTGTTCTGGGGGCAGGACCGCCTCGATTTCGTGCGGCGCAAAATCTGCGCGCTCAAGTCTCGTCACGCTCAGTCTCTGACCACGATGCCCTAG
- a CDS encoding HU family DNA-binding protein: MKHTELVDQIAQNLDVSKREAADVIGTVFSALTTAAVKDGEVAVSGFGKFVVRTRPAREGRNPATGETIQLAESRSLGFTPAKAVKEALTPAKPKAASKKK, translated from the coding sequence ATGAAACATACTGAACTGGTCGATCAGATTGCCCAAAATCTCGATGTCTCGAAGAGGGAGGCAGCGGACGTCATCGGCACCGTGTTTAGCGCCCTCACCACAGCTGCGGTGAAGGACGGAGAAGTTGCGGTGTCGGGCTTCGGCAAGTTCGTGGTGCGCACGCGCCCGGCGCGCGAGGGCCGCAACCCGGCCACGGGTGAGACCATCCAGCTTGCAGAATCCCGCTCGCTTGGCTTCACGCCTGCCAAGGCCGTGAAGGAGGCCCTCACTCCCGCCAAACCGAAAGCGGCATCGAAGAAAAAGTAA